One part of the Lycorma delicatula isolate Av1 chromosome 7, ASM4794821v1, whole genome shotgun sequence genome encodes these proteins:
- the LOC142327535 gene encoding uncharacterized protein LOC142327535 isoform X1 produces the protein MHLCHLLTIFFIVVTTNKVVKTEGQAGSEASVATDLPLGSSPTSLLSNTNADIDIASKGNVENYEEKDHSTNKEFETKLENETGNKNVAKLENLKVTSIPETGAPEDNSVFGAATKNKQDENFGIFSDNSKQSFISKNEIKDIEYKLPLTENTVKQLTEDFKPSKTVKKSPVQKQENKLALNEHEKEKKSKESGAYEAGIKDDKEKLESTGYSNNIQETGDSEIKSEISPKLPTHNHKTETTNEEYHGVPDLSLGNSKKDYIKDNTFNELPNHNGQLKGDIEIAAESSPQLLPYKPKPEVELVEEKKVKEEEEEILDTFHDSRLDETNKPTIGNPLEITINKCSCDSSEDTVSLPKRWWKKIWQTFFGDESKLKVIIKKKITGENLSSGETC, from the exons atgcattTGTGTCATCTGTTAACG ATATTCTTTATTGTTGTTACcacaaataaagtagtaaaaacaGAAGGTCAAGCCGGATCTGAAGCATCAGTAGCAACCGATCTGCCTCTAGGCTCATCACCAACATCATTACTTTCTAACACAAACGCAGACATTGACATTGCATCAAAAGGAAACGTGGAAAATTATGAGGAAAAAGATCAttcaacaaataaagaatttgaaactaaattagaaaatgaaactggtaataaaaatgtagctaaattagaaaatttaaaagtaacatcAATTCCCGAAACAGGAGCTCCGGAGGATAATTCAGTGTTTGGGGCAGctacaaaaaacaaacaagacGAAAACTTTGGAATATTCTCAGATAATTCAAAACAATCATTCAtttccaaaaatgaaataaaagacattgaatataaattacctttaactgaaaatacagtaaaacaatTAACTGAAGACTTTAAACcatcaaaaactgtaaaaaaatcacCTGTTCAaaagcaagaaaataaattagcGCTTAATGAACAcgagaaagaaaagaaatcaaaagaatCAGGTGCTTATGAAGCTGGAATAAAggatgacaaagaaaaattagaatctaCTGGATATTCCAACAATATACAAGAAACAGGagattctgaaataaaatcagaaatttctCCTAAATTACCTACACACAATCATAAAACCGAAACAACAAACGAGGAATATCACGGAGTACCTGACCTTTCGTTAGGAAATTCAAAAAAGGATTATATAAAGGATAATACATTTAACGAATTACCCAACCATAATGGACAATTAAAAGGAGATATAGAAATAGCAGCAGAAAGTTCACCCCAGTTACTTCCTTATAAACCAAAACCAGAAGTAGAACtcgtagaagaaaaaaaagttaaagaagaggaagaagaaatatTAGATACTTTTCATGATTCAAGATTAGACGAAACCAATAAACCTACAATAGGAAATCCATTAGAAATCACAATAAACAAATGTTCTTGTGATTCATCTGAAGATACTGTTTCTTTACCAAAACGCTGGTGGAAAAAAATATGGCAAACATTTTTTGGAGATGAAAGCAAACTCAaggttataataaagaaaaaaattactggagaAAACCTTTCTTCAGGTGAAACTTGCTGA
- the LOC142327535 gene encoding uncharacterized protein LOC142327535 isoform X2, which yields MRNTIFFIVVTTNKVVKTEGQAGSEASVATDLPLGSSPTSLLSNTNADIDIASKGNVENYEEKDHSTNKEFETKLENETGNKNVAKLENLKVTSIPETGAPEDNSVFGAATKNKQDENFGIFSDNSKQSFISKNEIKDIEYKLPLTENTVKQLTEDFKPSKTVKKSPVQKQENKLALNEHEKEKKSKESGAYEAGIKDDKEKLESTGYSNNIQETGDSEIKSEISPKLPTHNHKTETTNEEYHGVPDLSLGNSKKDYIKDNTFNELPNHNGQLKGDIEIAAESSPQLLPYKPKPEVELVEEKKVKEEEEEILDTFHDSRLDETNKPTIGNPLEITINKCSCDSSEDTVSLPKRWWKKIWQTFFGDESKLKVIIKKKITGENLSSGETC from the coding sequence ATATTCTTTATTGTTGTTACcacaaataaagtagtaaaaacaGAAGGTCAAGCCGGATCTGAAGCATCAGTAGCAACCGATCTGCCTCTAGGCTCATCACCAACATCATTACTTTCTAACACAAACGCAGACATTGACATTGCATCAAAAGGAAACGTGGAAAATTATGAGGAAAAAGATCAttcaacaaataaagaatttgaaactaaattagaaaatgaaactggtaataaaaatgtagctaaattagaaaatttaaaagtaacatcAATTCCCGAAACAGGAGCTCCGGAGGATAATTCAGTGTTTGGGGCAGctacaaaaaacaaacaagacGAAAACTTTGGAATATTCTCAGATAATTCAAAACAATCATTCAtttccaaaaatgaaataaaagacattgaatataaattacctttaactgaaaatacagtaaaacaatTAACTGAAGACTTTAAACcatcaaaaactgtaaaaaaatcacCTGTTCAaaagcaagaaaataaattagcGCTTAATGAACAcgagaaagaaaagaaatcaaaagaatCAGGTGCTTATGAAGCTGGAATAAAggatgacaaagaaaaattagaatctaCTGGATATTCCAACAATATACAAGAAACAGGagattctgaaataaaatcagaaatttctCCTAAATTACCTACACACAATCATAAAACCGAAACAACAAACGAGGAATATCACGGAGTACCTGACCTTTCGTTAGGAAATTCAAAAAAGGATTATATAAAGGATAATACATTTAACGAATTACCCAACCATAATGGACAATTAAAAGGAGATATAGAAATAGCAGCAGAAAGTTCACCCCAGTTACTTCCTTATAAACCAAAACCAGAAGTAGAACtcgtagaagaaaaaaaagttaaagaagaggaagaagaaatatTAGATACTTTTCATGATTCAAGATTAGACGAAACCAATAAACCTACAATAGGAAATCCATTAGAAATCACAATAAACAAATGTTCTTGTGATTCATCTGAAGATACTGTTTCTTTACCAAAACGCTGGTGGAAAAAAATATGGCAAACATTTTTTGGAGATGAAAGCAAACTCAaggttataataaagaaaaaaattactggagaAAACCTTTCTTCAGGTGAAACTTGCTGA